A genomic window from Lotus japonicus ecotype B-129 chromosome 1, LjGifu_v1.2 includes:
- the LOC130729618 gene encoding vacuolar-processing enzyme-like encodes MNRWISFLIPVIALLWMSMAVTGDHQSSTEGKRWALLVAGSYGYGNYRHQADVCHAYQILKKGGLPDENIIVFMYDDIANNKENKWPGKIFNKRNGPNVYEGVPKDYTGDAVSVKNFFAVLSGNKSATTGGSGKVLDSGPDDIVFIYYTDHGNTGIIGMLDDMITADELVDALKKKHAANSYKKMVIYLEACESGSMFEGLLPDDINIYATTAANAEEDSWACYCYEDYNACLGDLYSVSWMEDSDKHDSTKETLEKQYEHVRKRTIKPPKMHSHVMQYGDMRMRSDYLATYLGSNRDEVYQNFNLTTNNNAIPYQPSSDPSRLISQRDAKLFYLRHKLEKAMDGSNEKLQAQKELDAEMAHRKHVDKSVNLIGNLLFGEDKSSNTMVHVRPAGQPLVDDWECFKTLMKTYERHCGGLSSYGRKYTRAFANMCNAGISEKQLIAASLLACPGKNHAS; translated from the exons atgaATCGCTGGATCAGCTTCTTGATCCCAGTGATAGCATTACTCTGGATGAGTATGGCAGTGACTGGTGATCACCAGTCATCAACAGAGGGAAAGAGATGGGCTTTGCTGGTTGCTGGTTCTTATGGGTACGGCAACTACAGGCACCAAGCTGATGTTTGCCATGCCTACCAGATTCTGAAGAAAGGTGGTCTTCCAGATGAAAACATCATTGTTTTCATGTATGATGACATTGCCAAcaataaagaaaacaaatggCCTGGCAAAATATTTAACAAACGAAATGGTCCAAATGTTTATGAAGGGGTTCCCAAG GATTATACTGGAGACGCGGTGAGTGTAAAAAACTTCTTCGCTGTGCTTAGTGGCAACAAAAGTGCTACCACCGGAGGTAGTGGGAAGGTTTTGGACAGTGGTCCAGACGACATCGTTTTCATTTACTACACGGACCACGGCAATACCGGCATAATAG GCATGCTAGATGATATGATTACAGCCGACGAGCTTGTAGATGCGTTGAAGAAGAAACATGCCGCAAATTCATATAAAAAGATG GTGATATACTTGGAAGCGTGTGAATCTGGGAGCATGTTTGAAGGACTTCTTCCAGATGACATAAACATCTATGCAACCACTGCTGCAAATGCAGAGGAAGATAGTTGGGCATGTTACTGCTATGAAGATTATAACGCTTGTTTGGGAGACCTCTACAGCGTTTCATGGATGGAAGACag TGACAAGCATGATTCGACGAAAGAAACTCTGGAAAAACAATATGAACAT GTTCGCAAGAGAACAATTAAGCCTCCAAAAATGCATTCTCACGTGATGCAATATGGAGACATGAGGATGAGAAGTGATTATCTTGCGACATACCTTGGTTCAAACCGTGATGAAGTTTATCAAAACTTCAATCTCACCACCAACAATAATGCAATTCCATATCAACCATCCAGTGATCCATCAAGACTTATTAGCCAACGAGATGCTAAATTATTTTATCTAAGGCATAAG TTGGAAAAGGCTATGGACGGTTCTAATGAGAAGTTACAAGCCCAGAAAGAGTTAGATGCTGAAATGGCTCACAGGAAGCATGTGGATAAGAGTGTCAATCTCATAGGGAATCTCTTGTTTGGAGAAGACAAAAGCTCCAACACCATGGTTCATGTTCGTCCGGCAGGGCAGCCTCTTGTTGATGACTGGGAATGTTTTAAGACGCTG ATGAAAACTTATGAGAGGCATTGCGGAGGCTTATCAAGCTATGGAAGGAAGTACACAAGGGCCTTTGCCAACATGTGCAATGCTGGAATTTCTGAGAAGCAATTGATTGCAGCATCATTGCTAGCTTGTCCTGGGAAAAACCACGCTTCTTAA